The following are encoded in a window of Ruminiclostridium herbifermentans genomic DNA:
- the aspS gene encoding aspartate--tRNA(Asn) ligase, which translates to MISIQSSTSKPFSPDSVQNGSELTLSGSVYRIRDMGSFAFIILRTARHLVQCVFDPLKCDFELSSIQENSTVRVTGIVKLDARAENGFELHINYITVLSTPYAQMPICINKKGLNISLETNLENRPYVLRNHRQRAVFKLQEGIVSGFRNHMLANGFTEIHSPKIVKTGAEGGANIFKMDYFGNKAYLAQSPQFYKQTMVGVFDRVFEIAPVYRAEKHNTSRHLNEYISLDFEMAYINDMYDVMAMETSMLRAVMNELETNYSPELKLLNVDLPKIDVIPALTFMEAKSILKESGHKIKNFYDFEPDEELAISEYIKKEYNSEFVFITHFPSSKRPFYAMDDKEEPDYALSFDLFFRGLEITTGGQRIHRYEEQVQKMKDKDLDPDEFESYLMIHKYGMPPHGGLGIGLERLLMKLLNQQNVREASLFPRDLSRLAP; encoded by the coding sequence CACATCGAAACCATTTAGTCCTGATAGTGTACAAAATGGCTCTGAACTTACACTAAGCGGCTCTGTTTACCGAATCCGCGATATGGGAAGCTTTGCATTTATTATTCTTAGAACTGCTAGGCATTTAGTTCAATGTGTTTTCGATCCCCTAAAATGTGATTTTGAATTAAGTTCTATTCAAGAAAATTCTACTGTTAGAGTCACTGGAATTGTCAAACTAGATGCAAGGGCTGAAAACGGTTTTGAACTGCATATAAATTATATTACAGTTCTGTCCACCCCATATGCTCAAATGCCTATTTGCATTAATAAAAAAGGATTGAACATTTCTTTGGAAACTAATCTTGAAAATCGCCCCTATGTATTGAGAAATCATAGGCAAAGAGCTGTTTTCAAGCTTCAAGAAGGAATTGTCTCAGGCTTTAGAAACCATATGCTTGCTAACGGCTTTACAGAAATACACTCTCCAAAAATTGTAAAAACAGGAGCTGAAGGCGGCGCTAATATTTTTAAAATGGACTATTTTGGCAACAAGGCTTATTTAGCCCAAAGTCCCCAATTTTATAAGCAAACTATGGTAGGTGTATTTGACAGAGTTTTTGAAATAGCTCCCGTTTACAGAGCAGAAAAGCATAATACATCAAGGCATTTAAATGAATATATAAGCTTGGACTTTGAAATGGCATATATTAATGATATGTATGATGTAATGGCAATGGAAACAAGCATGCTTCGTGCAGTTATGAACGAACTAGAAACCAATTATAGCCCAGAACTAAAACTATTAAACGTAGATTTGCCAAAAATTGATGTTATTCCTGCTCTCACATTTATGGAAGCCAAATCAATATTAAAGGAATCAGGTCACAAAATTAAAAATTTCTATGACTTTGAACCTGATGAAGAACTTGCTATTAGCGAGTATATAAAAAAAGAATACAATAGCGAATTTGTATTTATCACCCACTTTCCTTCTTCAAAACGTCCTTTCTATGCAATGGATGATAAAGAAGAGCCTGACTATGCACTAAGCTTTGACTTATTTTTCAGAGGGCTTGAAATCACTACTGGAGGTCAAAGAATACACAGATATGAAGAGCAGGTTCAAAAAATGAAGGATAAAGATTTAGATCCAGATGAATTTGAATCCTATTTAATGATTCATAAGTATGGAATGCCGCCTCATGGTGGTCTTGGAATAGGACTAGAAAGGTTGTTGATGAAACTTCTCAATCAACAAAATGTCCGAGAAGCATCATTATTCCCAAGAGACTTGTCAAGGCTGGCACCTTAA
- the asnB gene encoding asparagine synthase (glutamine-hydrolyzing) encodes MCSILGIINFKDSTIDVAQEVLNEMNKTMAHRGPDQNGYFRNNFVCFSHNRLSIIDVENGLQPMTVTFEGKMYTIIYNGEIYNADELRQELINCGVVFKTHCDTEVVLYSYAVWGKNCSEKLNGIYAFAVYDSANEQVYLSRDRMGVKPFFYTLLGNSLIFASEIKAILKHPQVKAEIDSEGIWQLLYLSPMRPTNNGIFKNILEISPGYHGIFNKDGLNLYKYWDLEAYTLEDSEDTIIEKTRFLLTDAINRQLVSDVPLCTFLSGGLDSSIITSVAMSCNQKSDFYNADNITLSCNEKAKAPLSSYSFEYEGNKKHFTKTSFQPDSDDEYAVWLANYLGTDHKVLSVSQQKIADLLQTAVISRDLPGMADIDSSLLYYCGEVKKRHTVALSGECSDEVFGGYPWFYKSEMLNRDFFPWIHDPESRVFFFNSDFAKPKEGLDYIKQMYLDSKNECPLVKNEEESMKTSRIATWLSVKWFMTSLLERKDRMSMANGLEVRVPFSDHRILEYVFNVPWSIKYKNRVEKSLLRAAMSQYLPEKILHRKKSPYPKTHNPLYESIIIKMFQETISNPKSILRDIIHSDTLTILQSSSNITWYGQLMGRPQLIAWLIQLDYWFRKYNVRIV; translated from the coding sequence ATGTGTTCTATTTTAGGAATTATTAATTTTAAAGACTCTACAATAGATGTTGCTCAAGAAGTACTAAATGAGATGAACAAAACCATGGCTCACAGAGGGCCTGATCAAAATGGTTATTTTAGGAATAATTTTGTATGCTTCTCACATAACAGATTATCAATAATTGATGTTGAAAATGGATTACAACCTATGACTGTTACCTTTGAAGGTAAGATGTATACAATAATTTATAATGGAGAAATATATAATGCGGATGAACTCAGGCAGGAACTTATAAACTGTGGCGTTGTGTTCAAAACCCACTGTGATACAGAAGTTGTACTGTACTCTTATGCTGTTTGGGGTAAGAACTGTTCAGAAAAACTAAATGGTATTTATGCCTTTGCTGTATACGACAGTGCAAACGAGCAGGTTTATTTGTCTAGAGACAGAATGGGTGTCAAACCATTCTTCTATACTTTATTAGGAAATAGCCTTATTTTTGCCTCTGAGATTAAGGCTATCTTAAAGCATCCTCAAGTTAAAGCAGAAATTGACAGCGAAGGTATATGGCAGCTCCTTTATTTATCCCCAATGCGCCCTACAAATAATGGAATTTTTAAAAATATACTTGAGATATCTCCAGGATACCATGGAATATTTAATAAAGACGGCTTAAATCTATATAAATATTGGGACTTAGAAGCCTATACTCTAGAGGATAGCGAAGACACTATTATAGAAAAAACAAGATTCCTTTTAACCGATGCTATCAACAGGCAGTTAGTTTCTGATGTTCCCTTATGTACATTTCTATCAGGCGGCTTGGATTCTTCTATTATTACTTCTGTAGCAATGTCTTGTAATCAAAAATCAGATTTTTATAACGCAGATAACATAACTCTTAGTTGTAACGAAAAAGCTAAAGCGCCACTTTCATCATATTCCTTTGAATATGAAGGAAATAAAAAGCATTTCACAAAAACTAGTTTCCAGCCTGACAGCGATGATGAATACGCAGTATGGCTAGCTAATTATCTTGGTACAGATCATAAAGTGCTGTCTGTAAGCCAACAGAAAATAGCAGACCTCTTGCAAACCGCAGTAATTTCCAGAGACCTTCCAGGTATGGCCGATATAGACTCCTCTTTGTTATACTATTGTGGTGAGGTTAAAAAACGCCATACTGTCGCTTTAAGTGGTGAATGTTCCGATGAAGTGTTTGGAGGATATCCTTGGTTCTATAAATCAGAGATGCTCAATAGAGATTTTTTCCCTTGGATTCATGATCCTGAATCAAGAGTGTTTTTCTTTAATTCGGACTTTGCAAAGCCAAAAGAGGGTCTTGACTATATAAAACAAATGTATCTTGATAGTAAAAACGAATGTCCTTTAGTCAAAAATGAAGAAGAAAGTATGAAAACTAGCAGAATAGCAACCTGGCTTTCTGTTAAGTGGTTCATGACTTCACTATTAGAGCGTAAAGACCGCATGTCTATGGCTAACGGATTAGAGGTTCGAGTTCCCTTCTCAGACCACAGAATTCTTGAGTATGTTTTCAATGTACCTTGGAGTATTAAATATAAAAACCGAGTTGAAAAGTCACTTTTAAGAGCAGCAATGAGTCAATACCTTCCAGAAAAAATATTACACAGGAAAAAGAGTCCGTATCCAAAAACTCATAATCCTTTATATGAATCTATTATAATAAAAATGTTTCAAGAAACCATTTCTAATCCAAAATCCATTTTGAGAGATATAATTCACTCAGATACTCTCACTATACTGCAGTCTAGCAGCAACATTACTTGGTATGGACAGTTAATGGGCAGACCGCAGCTTATTGCTTGGCTAATTCAGCTAGATTATTGGTTCAGGAAGTATAATGTGAGGATAGTATAA
- a CDS encoding carbohydrate ABC transporter permease: protein MIHSRKWLMLLLFPGLTGFIFFWVYPVLSGIYISMTSYLDGGKFVFLHNYIKLFENKVFIKALLNTFTITFIGVALIMVSSFIIAYYIYEIFKLRRLLKVVLLPLAVATVAISFVWETLFNVNGNINKLLTDVLGLSAINWQSGAWAFVPILLLYIWRYIGINIIVFVAALNTIPSEMSQVFLLDSKSNLKRIYYVIIPSVIPQAIFAFFISLMYCLWLSQDIFTLWKDYPPEQLYLLQHFITNSFRKLNYENAAAASTVLIVIVGVILALLRKLERRYDIQ from the coding sequence ATGATACATAGCCGTAAATGGTTGATGCTATTACTTTTTCCAGGACTAACAGGGTTTATCTTTTTTTGGGTATACCCTGTTTTGTCTGGTATTTATATAAGTATGACTAGTTATTTAGACGGAGGAAAGTTTGTTTTTTTACATAATTACATTAAATTATTTGAAAATAAAGTATTTATAAAGGCGCTTTTAAATACATTTACCATTACTTTTATTGGAGTCGCACTTATTATGGTAAGTTCATTTATAATTGCGTATTATATATATGAAATATTTAAACTTCGACGATTGCTTAAGGTCGTTCTCTTACCCCTTGCAGTTGCCACTGTAGCCATATCATTTGTATGGGAAACACTATTTAACGTAAATGGTAACATAAATAAACTTTTGACTGATGTCCTTGGATTGTCAGCGATAAATTGGCAGTCAGGCGCTTGGGCTTTTGTACCCATATTACTTCTGTATATTTGGAGGTATATTGGAATTAATATAATTGTATTTGTTGCGGCACTAAATACTATACCTTCAGAAATGAGCCAGGTTTTTTTACTGGATAGTAAAAGCAATTTAAAACGAATATATTATGTAATTATCCCAAGCGTTATACCTCAAGCCATATTTGCTTTTTTCATATCCCTTATGTATTGTCTATGGTTGTCACAAGATATTTTTACATTATGGAAGGATTATCCGCCTGAACAGCTGTACTTACTACAACATTTTATTACAAACAGCTTCCGAAAACTGAATTATGAAAATGCTGCAGCGGCTTCGACAGTGCTTATTGTTATTGTAGGTGTTATATTAGCGCTATTGAGAAAGTTGGAGAGGAGGTATGATATTCAGTGA
- a CDS encoding glutamine synthetase III: MEKHVTDFYGCNVFNFATMRARLPKITYKSLKKTIDEGLALDESVAEIVASAMKDWAIEKGATHFTHWFQPMTGITAEKHDSFISPTDDGKVIMEFTGKDLVKGEPDASSFPSGGLRATFEARGYTAWDCTSPAFVKDGTLYIPTVFCSYTGEVLDKKTPLLRSMEALNKQALRILKLFGSSATRVTTTVGPEQEYFLVDKDLWSKRKDLIFTGRTLFGAKPPKGQELEDHYFGNIKERISNYMKDLDTELWKLGIAAKTKHNEVAPAQHELAPIFTTSNIATDHNQLTMEIMKKVAIKHNLTCLLHEKPFAGVNGSGKHNNWSMSTNEGQNLLEPGSTPHDNTQFLIFLCAVIKAVDDYQDLLRLSVASAGNDHRLGANEAPPAIVSIFLGDQLTDILLQMENGKAKEKNYSCMLETGVASLPNLPKDSTDRNRTSPFAFTGNKFEFRMLGSSSSIAGCNFVLNTIVAEVLQQFAERLESASDLSAEICALISDTVKNHKRIIFNGNNYSQEWVEEAERRGLLNLKSTVECIPTFIKDKNVAVFVKHGVLSKSEIESRYEILLENYIKTINIEALTMLSMAKTEILPSAFKYSKELADTINSVKTTGMPVEISAQSTALKELSSVLSSFTSNIAALKKALNKAADDSSDLLSQAEQYSKSVVAAMENLRTDADKLEAIIPRIIYPFPTYAELLFNI, translated from the coding sequence ATGGAAAAACATGTTACTGATTTTTATGGATGCAATGTATTTAACTTTGCAACAATGCGAGCTCGTTTACCAAAGATTACTTACAAATCACTTAAGAAAACAATTGATGAGGGTTTAGCTCTTGATGAGTCTGTTGCAGAAATCGTTGCTAGTGCTATGAAAGATTGGGCAATTGAAAAAGGAGCAACACACTTTACACATTGGTTCCAGCCAATGACAGGTATTACTGCTGAAAAACACGATTCCTTTATTTCACCTACTGATGATGGAAAAGTAATTATGGAGTTTACAGGTAAAGACTTAGTTAAGGGTGAACCTGATGCCTCTTCTTTCCCATCAGGCGGCTTAAGAGCTACTTTTGAAGCAAGAGGATATACAGCATGGGATTGTACTTCACCAGCTTTTGTTAAGGACGGAACTCTGTATATTCCAACTGTATTCTGTTCCTACACAGGCGAAGTTCTTGATAAGAAAACTCCGTTACTACGTTCAATGGAGGCATTAAACAAGCAAGCTTTAAGAATATTGAAGCTATTTGGAAGTTCTGCTACAAGAGTAACTACTACTGTAGGACCTGAACAAGAGTACTTCCTAGTTGACAAGGATTTGTGGAGTAAACGCAAAGACTTAATTTTTACAGGCAGAACTTTATTCGGTGCTAAACCACCAAAGGGTCAAGAATTAGAGGACCACTATTTTGGAAACATCAAGGAAAGAATATCTAACTATATGAAAGATTTAGATACCGAGTTGTGGAAGCTTGGTATTGCAGCAAAAACTAAGCACAATGAAGTTGCACCTGCACAGCATGAGCTTGCTCCTATTTTTACAACTTCAAATATTGCAACTGATCATAATCAATTAACTATGGAAATAATGAAAAAGGTAGCTATCAAGCATAATCTGACTTGCTTGTTACACGAAAAACCATTTGCAGGCGTTAATGGTTCAGGAAAGCACAACAACTGGTCTATGTCCACAAATGAGGGTCAAAATCTGCTAGAACCAGGCTCAACACCACATGATAACACTCAATTCTTAATTTTCCTTTGTGCTGTTATCAAAGCAGTTGATGATTATCAGGATTTACTACGTTTGTCAGTAGCCTCAGCAGGAAATGACCATAGACTTGGTGCAAATGAAGCACCTCCTGCTATCGTTTCTATATTTTTAGGAGATCAGCTGACAGATATTCTTCTTCAAATGGAAAACGGAAAAGCAAAGGAAAAGAACTATTCTTGTATGCTTGAAACAGGGGTAGCTTCCCTGCCAAATCTACCAAAGGATAGTACAGACCGTAACAGAACATCACCTTTTGCATTTACTGGTAACAAGTTTGAATTTAGAATGCTAGGTTCTTCTTCTTCAATTGCAGGCTGCAACTTCGTATTAAATACTATTGTTGCTGAAGTTCTGCAGCAATTTGCAGAAAGACTTGAATCTGCTAGTGATCTTTCAGCTGAAATATGTGCTCTAATCTCAGATACTGTAAAGAATCACAAACGTATCATTTTCAACGGAAATAACTATTCACAGGAATGGGTTGAAGAGGCAGAACGCAGAGGATTATTGAACCTCAAGTCAACGGTTGAATGTATTCCAACATTTATAAAGGATAAAAATGTAGCAGTATTTGTTAAGCATGGAGTATTGAGTAAATCAGAAATTGAATCCAGATATGAAATACTTCTTGAGAACTATATCAAGACTATTAACATTGAAGCGTTGACTATGCTTTCTATGGCTAAAACTGAGATTCTTCCTTCTGCATTTAAATATAGCAAGGAGTTGGCAGATACTATTAATTCCGTAAAAACAACAGGTATGCCAGTTGAAATTTCTGCTCAATCCACTGCTCTTAAAGAACTTTCATCAGTGTTAAGTTCCTTTACTTCAAATATTGCAGCACTTAAAAAGGCTTTGAATAAAGCAGCTGATGATTCATCAGACCTTTTAAGTCAAGCAGAGCAGTATTCAAAATCAGTAGTTGCAGCAATGGAAAATCTAAGGACTGATGCCGACAAACTAGAAGCAATCATTCCTAGAATTATTTATCCATTCCCAACATATGCAGAACTTTTGTTTAATATATAA
- a CDS encoding carbohydrate ABC transporter permease encodes MQYLFGISGGFVLAKFRFKFKDVLYYIIILCMIIPFSVIVLPQYMLFKNLGIFDSVLAIILPGGYGAMGFFFYCQFIKQIPNDILEAGQIDGASPLVLLKKILAPMLKDCSLAYLVICFCTNWNAIDPAIAFIRTTDIQPLSIALKEAFINAPEVFFAPAVLYMIPPVLVYLFFSEELVRGLSFEISIMKGASNET; translated from the coding sequence ATGCAATACTTGTTTGGAATTTCAGGTGGATTTGTATTGGCAAAATTCAGATTTAAATTTAAAGACGTTCTTTATTATATTATTATCTTGTGTATGATAATACCCTTTAGTGTAATAGTTTTACCCCAGTATATGCTATTTAAAAACTTGGGGATTTTTGATAGTGTGTTGGCAATTATCTTACCAGGAGGTTACGGAGCTATGGGGTTTTTTTTCTATTGTCAGTTTATAAAGCAAATACCGAATGATATACTTGAAGCTGGTCAAATTGACGGGGCTTCCCCCTTGGTACTGCTTAAGAAGATATTGGCTCCAATGCTGAAGGATTGTTCGCTAGCATATTTGGTAATTTGTTTTTGCACAAACTGGAATGCAATAGATCCTGCTATTGCATTCATTCGTACAACTGACATCCAACCTCTTTCTATTGCTCTAAAAGAAGCTTTTATTAATGCTCCAGAAGTATTTTTTGCTCCAGCTGTATTGTACATGATTCCCCCAGTGTTAGTATATCTTTTCTTTTCAGAGGAGCTTGTTAGAGGGTTATCGTTTGAAATTTCAATAATGAAAGGTGCTTCCAATGAAACATAA